GTCAACAATTCTATCTCGATCAACCATCCCATGATAATGTTTCACCCTCTGGccattcaccttaaatgtccgagttccaTCTCCGGACTTCAGTTCAATCGCCCTATGGGGTGAAACACTTACCACCTCAAACGGACCGGACCACCTTGACTTTAGCTTACCCGGTAGCAGTTTCAATCGAGAGTTAAACAGCAAGACAGGATCACCCTTGTAGAATTCTCGCTTCAGGATTTTCTTATCATGATACTGcttcattctctctttataAAGTGTTGCACTTTCATACGCTTGGTACTGGaattcatccatctcattgagtTGAAACAACCTGAGTTTGGTTGCCTCTTCCCAATCCATGTTCAATTTATTCAAGGCCCACATAgccttatgttcaagttcaaccGGCAGGTAACAAGCTTTTTCGATAATGATCTTAAAGGGTGAAGTCCCAATCGGAGTCTTAAAAGCAGTCTGGtatgcccatagagcatcatcaaGCTTGCGGGCACAATCAGTTCTATTTGCATTCACCATTTTAGGTGGAATACTCTTGATCTCCCGATTGGAGACTTGAACTTGcccacttgtctgaggatgatagGGTGTTGCCACCCTATGCTTGCGCCATACTTCTCCATCAATCCCGTTAAGGCTCTATTGAAAAAGTGGGAACCACCGTCACTGATTATAGTCCTCGGAGTACCAAATCGAGTAAATATGCTTTTCTTTAGGAACCCTACGACACTCTTGGCCTCATTGttaggtaaagccaccgctTCTACCTATTTCAACACATAGTCCACAGCAACGAAGATATACTTTATGCCACCAGAGCTCACAAAGGGTCCCATAAAATCAATTCCCCAGACATCGAACACCTCCACTTCCATCAGAAAGTTTATGGGCATCTCTTGTCTTCTACCTATACTCCCTTGCTTCTGACATTGATCACAAGACCGCACCAATAGATTTGCTTCATGATAGATA
This genomic window from Lycium ferocissimum isolate CSIRO_LF1 unplaced genomic scaffold, AGI_CSIRO_Lferr_CH_V1 ctg16653, whole genome shotgun sequence contains:
- the LOC132042627 gene encoding uncharacterized protein LOC132042627, producing MAILKACHDSPVGGHHSGNRTAAKVLECGYYWSTIYHEANLLVRSCDQCQKQGSIGRRQEMPINFLMEVEVFDVWGIDFMGPFVSSGGIKYIFVAVDYSLNGIDGEVWRKHRVATPYHPQTSGQVQVSNREIKSIPPKMVNANRTDCARKLDDALWAYQTAFKTPIGTSPFKIIIEKACYLPVELEHKAMWALNKLNMDWEEATKLRLFQLNEMDEFQYQAYESATLYKERMKQYHDKKILKREFYKGDPVLLFNSRLKLLPGKLKSRWSGPFEVVSVSPHRAIELKSGDGTRTFKVNGQRVKHYHGMVDRDRIVDRYQLKHPGTNVDSASLDQE